ACCTGACCGCGATCCGCCGGCCAGAACGCGCCTGGCGGACGCTGGCCGCCGTGGCCGCGTACCACAAAGCCCAGGAGGACCGATGACCCTCGACGACGAGAAGTTTCTCCGCCGTGCCGTAGAAATCGCCAGCCAGGCGGGGGCGTCCGGCGAACGGCCGTTCGGCTCGTTGCTTGTCGGCGCGGACGGCACCGTCCTGATCGAGGACCACAACACCGTGGTCTCCGACTCGGACATCACCGCCCACCCGGAACTGAAGCTGGCCCGCTGGGCCGCTCGGGAACTCGACCCCGACGTGGCGGCCGGCACCACCATGTTCACCAGTTGTCAGCCCTGCCCGATGTGCGCGACCGCGATCGACCGGTCCGGCCTCGGCCGGGTGGTGTACGCCCTGTCCGCCGAACAGTTCGAGAAGGTCAGGCCGGCCGTCCCGCCGCTGCCGCCGGTGCGGTACGAGGGGCCGGCGCTGTTCGACGAGGCCCGCCAGCCGATCGACGACTACTACTAGTCACGGAGCGCCGATCACGTTGCCGCCGATCGGCCCGGGCGGGCCAGCCAGACGCCCCGGTCGGCTGTGGTGAGATCGCTGGATGGCCACTCCTCGCGTCATCGCCACAGATCTCGACGGCACCCTGCTGCGCAGCGACTCGACGCTCTCTGACCGCACGCGAAAGGCACTGCGAATCACCCGAGCCGCTGGCGTGCGCGTAGTGGCGGCAACTGCCCGCCCGGCGCGCGTCATCGAGGACCTCTTCGGGTCCGAAGATCTCATCGACCTGGCCCTCTGTGGCAACGGGGCGGTCCGCTACGAGGTCGGCAGCCATCAGATTCTGATCACCCACCCGCTGCGCGAGGAGGTGACGCGGCAGGTGATGGCGGAGGTCTCGCGCCTGGTGCCGGGTGCGGGCTTCGCCGTGGAAACCGGCCACCACGCGCTCTTCGAACCCGGCTACCGCTACCGCCCGACCCTGGACAGCGACCGGGTGCCCGTGGCCACGCTCGCGGAACTCGTCGCTGACCCGCTGGTCAAGATCATGGTCTGGCTGCCCGATCAGGACCCGGACGCCGCCTGGGAGCGGCTGCGTCCCGGTCTCGATCAGCTCGTGGAATGCACGTGGTCCACCGAGCGCGCGCCGCTGGAGATCGCCGCACCCGGCGTGTCCAAGGCTGCGGCCCTGGCCACGCTCTGCCAGGACTGGACGGTCGATCCCGCCGAGGTGATCGCCTTCGGCGACGGTCCCAACGATCTGCCCATGCTCGCCTGGGCGGGTACCCCGTACGCCGTCGCGAACGCGCACGCCGCGGTACTCGCGGCCACGCCCAACCACACGGCCGGCAACGACGAGGACGGCGTTGCGCGGGTCCTGGAGGAGCTCTTTGCCTAGCGGCGCCAGCCCTTGGTGATCCTGCTCACTCCAGCTAGATCGGGTATCGACCGACCGGCAGCCTGGCCGGGTGACAACCACGGTGCTGCCGGAAAGCCCTGGCGTCGCTGTCGCGCCCGTCAGCCGCGACCCGTACATCGACAACGTCAAGGGGCTGTTGATCGTCCTGGTCGTGCTCGGCCACCTGGTGGGGCAGACGGTCGGCTCCTCGCCAGGTGGCCGGACGATCTACACGTTCATCTACCTGTGCCACATGCCGGCCTTCGTGCTGCTTTCGGGGATGCTCTCGGCAACCGAACTCACCGGCCGTCGTGCGGCGTCGCTGATCCGCGATCTGCTCGCGCCGTACGTGGTGTTTCAGCTGCTCTACATGGGCTTCTACACGGTGATGGACAAGCCGATGCCCTGGACGATCGACGAGCTCCTCTCCCCGATCTATCACCTGTGGTTCCTGCCCGCCCTGTTCATCTGGCGGATGCTCGCTCCGCTCTTCGCCCAGCTTCGCGGCGCGGTCGTCATCGCGGTCGTGGTGTCCCTCTCCGCCGGAGCCGCCACGGTGCTCGGCCACGCCCTGTCATTGGACCGGGTCGCAGGAATGCTGCCCTTCTTCGTCCTCGGCGTCTGGCTCGGTCGCGGCAGGCTC
This sequence is a window from Micromonospora sp. NBRC 110009. Protein-coding genes within it:
- a CDS encoding nucleoside deaminase produces the protein MTLDDEKFLRRAVEIASQAGASGERPFGSLLVGADGTVLIEDHNTVVSDSDITAHPELKLARWAARELDPDVAAGTTMFTSCQPCPMCATAIDRSGLGRVVYALSAEQFEKVRPAVPPLPPVRYEGPALFDEARQPIDDYY
- a CDS encoding Cof-type HAD-IIB family hydrolase; this translates as MATPRVIATDLDGTLLRSDSTLSDRTRKALRITRAAGVRVVAATARPARVIEDLFGSEDLIDLALCGNGAVRYEVGSHQILITHPLREEVTRQVMAEVSRLVPGAGFAVETGHHALFEPGYRYRPTLDSDRVPVATLAELVADPLVKIMVWLPDQDPDAAWERLRPGLDQLVECTWSTERAPLEIAAPGVSKAAALATLCQDWTVDPAEVIAFGDGPNDLPMLAWAGTPYAVANAHAAVLAATPNHTAGNDEDGVARVLEELFA
- a CDS encoding acyltransferase family protein; the encoded protein is MTTTVLPESPGVAVAPVSRDPYIDNVKGLLIVLVVLGHLVGQTVGSSPGGRTIYTFIYLCHMPAFVLLSGMLSATELTGRRAASLIRDLLAPYVVFQLLYMGFYTVMDKPMPWTIDELLSPIYHLWFLPALFIWRMLAPLFAQLRGAVVIAVVVSLSAGAATVLGHALSLDRVAGMLPFFVLGVWLGRGRLARRPSPRVRLTATAVLIAAAPVAYLVASRLPSLWLYWNRGYQRLGVEVTEGVLIRLGLMAVGLAMTWAIMMLAPRRQTFLTGWGANSIYPYLLHVFVVMAFAWSPLNNQVDNLPALLVLVAAAVALVWITASRPVVWALRPLVSPPVGWLLRDVVPAKKPQSTTGTSQS